The Anoxybacillus flavithermus genome has a segment encoding these proteins:
- a CDS encoding nucleoporin-interacting protein: MRFVSIIVLVAIWMSYFVYASPFAATWDEVDFALALERYDLLAMQPHFPGYPYFIFGGMLVHSFVDNPAKALAIWNGLLMISATIPIYLLAKVFVEKKYAWAVTALVQSLSYVMLIVSQPMSEGSALAVLWWYVWSLQRALHSDRVDVQLLPLWLFSVMLGIRLSYIPFGIGILYVWWKRAYRFKKLLLYSLIAVAFQFIWIVAVAATEGEGLWQLALSFTAGHFTKWGGAISTDELPFWKRIRILIFYNIIWTGMAKQSIWLFSCFVALLAMTWKRITMPSLYRLLLLTYFLWALFAQNIEKPRHILPIVVIVSFFLFVSALQSSSRFRLTVMLILLLSQTIIGTQGVKQQATQLPATYQLAYDFEQKEKPFILFTWEETRVLEYLRVSFPHARVFSFHVFQREKAAFPHAKVYVTDHVVKGFQAQGVDVRPYIRPVRMYESSLVSDPVYGRITVYEWREEEKRE, encoded by the coding sequence GTGCGATTTGTTTCGATTATTGTACTAGTCGCTATTTGGATGTCATATTTCGTTTATGCTAGCCCGTTTGCTGCAACGTGGGATGAAGTAGATTTTGCTTTGGCGCTTGAGCGATATGATTTGCTTGCGATGCAGCCGCATTTCCCGGGATATCCGTATTTTATTTTTGGGGGGATGCTTGTTCATTCATTTGTCGACAATCCTGCTAAAGCGCTGGCCATTTGGAACGGTTTGCTTATGATCAGTGCCACCATTCCGATCTATTTGCTTGCCAAAGTATTTGTGGAAAAAAAGTACGCATGGGCTGTTACTGCACTCGTCCAATCGCTTAGCTACGTCATGTTAATCGTTTCACAACCGATGTCGGAAGGAAGCGCACTCGCTGTTTTATGGTGGTATGTATGGAGTTTACAACGTGCGCTTCACTCGGATCGTGTCGATGTGCAATTGCTTCCGTTATGGCTATTTAGTGTTATGCTTGGCATTCGTTTATCGTACATTCCTTTTGGGATTGGTATTTTATATGTTTGGTGGAAGCGAGCATATCGCTTCAAGAAACTTCTGCTATACAGTCTCATTGCGGTTGCATTTCAATTTATTTGGATTGTAGCGGTGGCTGCAACGGAAGGGGAAGGGCTTTGGCAATTAGCCCTTTCATTTACAGCAGGTCATTTTACAAAATGGGGGGGAGCGATTTCAACAGATGAATTACCGTTTTGGAAAAGGATACGTATCCTTATTTTTTATAATATCATTTGGACAGGTATGGCTAAGCAGTCAATATGGCTATTCAGTTGCTTTGTCGCTTTATTGGCTATGACATGGAAACGAATAACAATGCCATCTTTATATCGTTTGCTTTTATTGACATATTTTTTATGGGCATTGTTTGCGCAAAACATTGAAAAGCCAAGACATATATTGCCGATTGTCGTCATTGTTTCATTCTTTTTGTTTGTCAGTGCTCTTCAATCGTCATCACGTTTTCGATTGACTGTTATGCTTATTTTACTTCTCTCACAAACGATCATCGGCACGCAAGGAGTGAAGCAGCAAGCGACACAGTTGCCAGCGACATATCAGTTGGCGTATGATTTTGAACAGAAAGAAAAGCCTTTTATTTTATTTACATGGGAGGAAACGCGCGTGCTTGAATATTTACGTGTTTCTTTCCCTCATGCACGTGTATTCTCATTTCATGTTTTTCAACGTGAAAAAGCGGCCTTTCCACATGCGAAAGTGTATGTGACTGATCATGTCGTTAAAGGGTTTCAAGCGCAAGGAGTAGACGTTCGTCCATATATTCGTCCTGTTCGAATGTATGAATCGAGTTTAGTATCTGATCCTGTGTATGGGCGCATCACCGTATATGAATGGCGAGAGGAGGAAAAACGTGAATGA
- a CDS encoding ribonuclease PH, with translation MRVDGRTNDELRPVHIEPNYLKHPEGSVLISIGDTKVICTASIEDKVPPFMRGGGKGWITAEYAMIPRATEQRNIREASKGKLSGRTMEIQRLIGRALRSVVDLQKLGEKTIWIDCDVIQADGGTRTASITGAFVAMTLALGKMVEEKKLPALPITDFLAATSVGIDGEHGIILDLNYIEDSKAQVDMNIVMTGSGRFVEIQGTGEEATFSYEQLLDLLTVAEKGIHELIARQKEALGSLAEQIMQHCSEGEEAK, from the coding sequence GTGAGAGTAGATGGTAGAACAAATGACGAACTTCGTCCTGTACATATTGAACCGAACTATTTAAAACATCCGGAAGGGTCTGTGCTTATTTCGATTGGTGATACGAAAGTGATTTGTACAGCAAGCATTGAAGATAAAGTTCCGCCTTTTATGCGTGGAGGGGGGAAAGGATGGATTACTGCGGAGTATGCGATGATTCCACGTGCGACTGAACAACGAAATATTCGCGAAGCAAGTAAAGGAAAGTTATCAGGAAGAACGATGGAAATTCAACGATTAATCGGTCGGGCACTTCGTTCTGTTGTTGATTTGCAAAAGTTAGGTGAGAAAACCATTTGGATCGATTGCGATGTCATTCAAGCGGACGGTGGAACGCGCACAGCGTCAATTACAGGGGCGTTTGTCGCTATGACATTGGCGCTCGGAAAAATGGTCGAAGAAAAAAAATTACCGGCACTACCGATCACAGATTTTTTAGCCGCCACATCTGTCGGAATTGATGGGGAACATGGCATTATTTTAGATTTAAACTACATTGAAGATTCAAAAGCACAAGTTGATATGAATATTGTGATGACGGGATCGGGACGATTTGTTGAAATTCAAGGAACGGGGGAGGAAGCGACGTTTTCATATGAGCAATTGCTCGATTTGTTAACTGTTGCTGAAAAAGGTATTCACGAACTTATTGCTCGGCAAAAAGAGGCACTCGGTTCTCTTGCAGAACAAATTATGCAACATTGTTCGGAAGGGGAAGAAGCAAAATGA
- a CDS encoding succinate dehydrogenase flavoprotein subunit, with amino-acid sequence MSKGKIIVVGGGLAGLMATIKIAEAGVKVDLFSLVPVKRSHSVCAQGGINGAVNTKGEGDSPWEHFDDTVYGGDFLADQPPVKAMCEAAPGIIHLLDRMGVMFNRTPEGLLDFRRFGGTQHHRTAYAGATTGQQLLYALDEQVRRHEVAGLVTKYEGWEFLGAVLDDEQVCRGIVAQNLTTMEIKAFPADAVIMATGGPGIIFGKSTNSIINTGSAASIVYQQGAYYANGEFIQIHPTAIPGDDKLRLMSESARGEGGRVWTYKDGKPWYFLEEKYPAYGNLVPRDIATREIFHVCVDLKLGINGENMVYLDLSHKDPKELDIKLGGIIEIYEKFMGEDPRKVPMKIFPAVHYSMGGLWVDYDQMTNIKGLFAAGECDFSMHGANRLGANSLLSAIYGGMVAGPKAVEYMKGLEKSADAMPSSLYDRYLKQEEEKWAQIMAMDGTENAYVLHKELGEWMTDNVTVVRYNDKLLKTDEKIQELLERYKNININDTAKWSNQGASFTRQLYNMLQLARVITLGAYNRNESRGAHYKPEFPERNDEEWLKTTMASFTPDGPSFHYRDVDTSLIKPRKRDYTKKKGEVKS; translated from the coding sequence ATGAGTAAAGGAAAAATTATTGTCGTTGGTGGAGGTCTTGCCGGCTTAATGGCAACGATTAAGATTGCCGAAGCAGGCGTAAAAGTAGATTTGTTTTCGTTAGTTCCGGTGAAGCGATCTCACTCTGTTTGTGCACAAGGTGGCATTAACGGTGCAGTTAACACAAAGGGAGAAGGAGATTCTCCGTGGGAGCATTTCGATGATACAGTGTACGGAGGAGACTTTTTAGCTGACCAACCTCCGGTAAAAGCGATGTGTGAAGCTGCTCCAGGCATTATTCATTTGCTTGATCGCATGGGCGTCATGTTCAACCGTACGCCGGAGGGATTGCTTGATTTCCGTCGCTTTGGTGGAACACAACATCACCGCACTGCATACGCAGGGGCGACAACAGGCCAACAGCTTCTTTACGCGCTTGATGAACAAGTGCGCCGTCACGAAGTCGCTGGACTTGTGACAAAATATGAAGGTTGGGAATTTTTAGGTGCTGTTTTAGATGACGAACAAGTATGTCGCGGAATTGTCGCGCAAAACTTAACAACAATGGAGATTAAAGCATTCCCGGCTGATGCTGTCATCATGGCCACAGGTGGTCCGGGGATCATTTTCGGAAAATCAACAAACTCTATCATTAACACAGGATCAGCCGCATCGATCGTTTATCAACAAGGCGCGTATTATGCAAACGGAGAATTTATCCAAATTCACCCGACAGCCATTCCAGGCGATGATAAACTCCGCTTAATGAGTGAATCAGCACGCGGAGAAGGTGGAAGGGTTTGGACGTATAAAGACGGAAAGCCTTGGTATTTCTTAGAGGAAAAATATCCGGCTTACGGAAACCTTGTTCCGCGCGATATTGCAACGCGTGAAATTTTCCATGTTTGCGTAGACTTAAAGCTCGGTATTAACGGCGAAAACATGGTTTATTTAGATTTGTCGCACAAAGATCCGAAAGAGCTAGATATTAAGTTAGGCGGCATTATTGAAATTTATGAAAAGTTTATGGGTGAAGACCCAAGAAAAGTGCCGATGAAGATCTTCCCGGCTGTTCACTACTCCATGGGTGGATTATGGGTGGACTACGATCAAATGACAAACATTAAAGGGTTGTTTGCGGCGGGCGAGTGCGACTTCTCGATGCACGGTGCAAACCGTCTCGGTGCGAACTCGTTATTATCAGCCATTTACGGCGGAATGGTAGCAGGTCCAAAAGCTGTGGAATATATGAAAGGACTTGAGAAATCTGCCGATGCGATGCCTTCTTCTTTATATGATCGTTATTTAAAACAAGAAGAAGAAAAATGGGCGCAAATTATGGCGATGGACGGTACAGAAAACGCCTACGTTTTGCACAAAGAGCTCGGTGAATGGATGACGGATAACGTCACAGTCGTTCGTTATAACGATAAATTATTAAAGACAGATGAGAAAATTCAAGAATTACTTGAGCGTTATAAAAATATTAACATTAACGACACAGCGAAATGGAGCAACCAAGGTGCGTCGTTTACACGACAACTTTACAACATGTTGCAACTCGCTCGCGTCATTACGCTTGGTGCTTACAACCGTAACGAAAGCCGCGGGGCACATTATAAACCAGAGTTCCCAGAGCGAAACGACGAAGAATGGTTAAAAACAACGATGGCAAGCTTTACACCGGATGGTCCATCGTTCCATTACCGTGACGTGGATACATCGCTTATTAAGCCGCGCAAACGCGATTACACGAAAAAGAAAGGGGAAGTGAAATCATGA
- a CDS encoding succinate dehydrogenase, translating to MAQNREFFYRRLHSLLGVIPVGLFLTQHLVVNHFATRGADAFNKAAAFMEQLPFRYFLEIFVIFLPLLFHAIYGLYIAFTAQNNVSRYGYFRNWMFMLQRLTGIITLIFVVWHVWETRVQAAFGAEVNYDMMANIVANPFMLAFYIVGIVSAVFHFANGLWSFFVSWGITVTPRSQQISTYVTMGIFVALSIVGIRAILAFV from the coding sequence ATGGCACAAAATCGCGAGTTTTTTTATCGTCGACTCCATTCATTGCTTGGAGTTATTCCAGTCGGGCTGTTTTTAACGCAGCATCTAGTTGTTAACCATTTTGCAACAAGAGGAGCAGATGCATTTAACAAGGCGGCAGCTTTTATGGAGCAGCTACCGTTTCGGTATTTTTTAGAAATTTTCGTTATTTTTCTTCCGCTATTGTTCCATGCCATCTACGGACTGTACATTGCGTTTACAGCGCAAAACAATGTAAGTCGCTACGGATATTTCCGTAACTGGATGTTTATGTTGCAACGCTTAACGGGGATTATTACGCTCATTTTCGTCGTCTGGCACGTGTGGGAGACGCGTGTTCAAGCTGCGTTTGGTGCAGAAGTAAACTATGACATGATGGCGAACATCGTTGCAAACCCGTTTATGCTTGCATTTTATATTGTTGGAATCGTTTCGGCGGTGTTTCACTTTGCCAACGGGTTATGGTCATTTTTCGTTAGCTGGGGAATTACAGTAACTCCTCGTTCACAACAAATTTCTACGTACGTGACAATGGGGATTTTTGTCGCGCTTTCGATCGTTGGTATACGCGCGATTTTAGCATTCGTTTAA
- a CDS encoding helix-turn-helix transcriptional regulator: MNQKPLLTKREREVFELLLQDKTTKEIASELFISEKTVRNHISNAMQKLGVKGRSQAVVELLRMGELEL; encoded by the coding sequence TTGAATCAGAAGCCGCTGCTCACAAAAAGAGAACGGGAAGTATTCGAACTGTTGCTACAAGACAAGACGACAAAAGAAATTGCTAGTGAGCTATTCATTAGCGAAAAAACAGTTCGTAACCACATTTCGAATGCGATGCAAAAGCTTGGAGTAAAGGGGCGCTCACAAGCTGTTGTTGAACTGCTTCGAATGGGGGAACTTGAACTATAG
- a CDS encoding excinuclease ABC subunit C, protein MNEQLKQKLAILPDQPGCYLMKDAHGTVIYVGKAKVLKNRVRSYFTGTHDGKTLRLVNEIADFEYIVTSSDLEALILEMNLIKKYDPKYNVMLKDDKSYPFIKITGETHPRLIITRTVKKDKGKYFGPYPNAQAAHETKKLLDRLYPLRKCEKMPKKVCLYYHMGQCLGPCEYKVSEEENKQIVEQITRFLNGGYKEVKEALTEKMMEAAEQLQFERAKEYRDQIAYIEALMEKQKMILHDFVDRDIFGYAYDKGWMCVQVFFIRQGKLIERNVSIFPLYQEPEEEFLTFLGQFYSKHYHLKPREIVLPREIDGEMAMKLLEVSVTQPKSGKKKELVDLACKNAQIALQEKFFLIERDEERTIRAVERLGGALGISTPHRIEVFDNSNIQGTDAVAAMVVFIDGKPEKKEYRKYKIKTVQGADDYESMREVIRRRYTRVLRERLPLPNLIVVDGGKGQIQAAKEVLECELGLSIPIAGLVKDEKHRTSHLLFGDPPSVISLEKNSQEFYLLQRMQEEVHRFAITFHRQVRSKSAFHSILDQIPGVGTKRKQALLQHFGSIKKMKEATVEQIQEANIPKHIAQKIYEALQTYES, encoded by the coding sequence GTGAATGAACAATTAAAACAAAAGTTGGCCATTTTACCCGATCAACCGGGATGTTATTTAATGAAAGACGCTCACGGGACAGTTATTTATGTCGGAAAGGCGAAGGTGCTGAAAAATCGTGTTCGGTCTTATTTTACCGGTACACATGACGGAAAAACGCTTCGGTTAGTAAACGAAATTGCTGATTTTGAATATATCGTGACGTCCTCGGATTTAGAAGCACTTATTTTAGAAATGAACTTGATTAAAAAATACGACCCGAAATATAACGTCATGTTAAAAGATGACAAAAGCTATCCGTTTATTAAAATTACAGGGGAAACGCACCCGCGTCTCATCATTACGCGAACGGTAAAAAAAGATAAGGGGAAATATTTCGGTCCGTATCCAAATGCCCAAGCGGCCCATGAAACGAAAAAGTTGCTTGATCGTTTATATCCATTAAGAAAATGTGAGAAAATGCCAAAAAAAGTTTGCTTATATTATCATATGGGACAATGTTTAGGACCGTGCGAATATAAAGTGTCAGAGGAAGAAAATAAACAAATTGTTGAACAAATTACACGATTTTTAAACGGTGGGTATAAGGAAGTAAAAGAGGCATTAACAGAAAAAATGATGGAAGCAGCGGAACAGTTACAGTTTGAGCGGGCGAAAGAATATCGTGACCAAATTGCGTACATTGAAGCATTGATGGAAAAACAAAAAATGATTTTACACGACTTTGTTGACCGAGACATTTTTGGGTATGCGTACGATAAAGGATGGATGTGCGTACAAGTTTTTTTCATCCGGCAAGGAAAGCTCATTGAACGAAATGTATCAATATTTCCACTATACCAAGAACCAGAAGAAGAATTTTTAACATTTTTAGGTCAATTTTACAGTAAACATTATCATTTGAAGCCGCGGGAAATCGTATTACCTCGAGAAATCGATGGTGAAATGGCGATGAAATTGCTTGAGGTGAGCGTCACGCAGCCGAAGAGCGGGAAAAAGAAAGAACTCGTTGATTTAGCATGTAAAAATGCACAAATTGCACTGCAAGAAAAATTCTTTTTAATTGAACGTGATGAAGAACGAACCATTCGTGCCGTCGAACGACTAGGCGGAGCGCTCGGGATTTCAACGCCTCATCGTATCGAGGTGTTTGACAATTCCAACATTCAAGGAACAGATGCTGTTGCTGCGATGGTTGTGTTTATTGACGGAAAGCCCGAGAAAAAAGAATATCGAAAATATAAAATAAAAACAGTGCAAGGAGCGGACGATTATGAGTCGATGCGCGAAGTGATTCGGCGGCGGTATACGCGCGTGTTGCGCGAACGGTTACCGCTTCCCAATCTCATTGTTGTTGACGGAGGAAAGGGGCAAATACAAGCCGCAAAAGAAGTGTTAGAATGCGAGCTTGGATTATCGATTCCTATCGCTGGTTTAGTGAAAGATGAGAAACATCGCACATCACATTTATTGTTCGGCGATCCGCCAAGCGTTATTTCGTTAGAAAAAAATAGCCAAGAGTTTTATTTGCTACAGCGCATGCAAGAAGAAGTGCATCGCTTTGCGATTACATTTCACCGACAAGTTCGTTCAAAATCTGCATTCCATTCCATCCTCGATCAAATTCCAGGGGTTGGGACAAAAAGAAAACAAGCGTTATTGCAACATTTCGGATCAATAAAAAAAATGAAAGAAGCGACCGTTGAACAAATACAAGAAGCAAACATTCCAAAACACATCGCCCAAAAAATTTACGAAGCGCTTCAAACGTATGAAAGCTGA
- a CDS encoding phosphodiesterase, whose protein sequence is MNVLIVSDSHGLTKELQTIVSRHKQHVDAIIHCGDSELTSDHEALQGMLVVRGNCDDERRFPTDLVEEVNGVRFFITHGHLYNVKMTLMNLYYKAKEVGARVVCFGHSHIAGCEQIDDVLFINPGSVYLPRLRREKTYAILHIDETTTTVHFYNIDGKPLHDLTTTYTTK, encoded by the coding sequence GTGAACGTATTAATTGTAAGCGATAGCCACGGATTAACCAAAGAATTACAGACGATTGTTTCACGCCACAAACAACATGTTGATGCGATTATTCATTGCGGTGACTCTGAGTTAACAAGCGACCACGAAGCGTTGCAAGGCATGCTTGTTGTGCGAGGAAATTGCGACGACGAACGTCGTTTTCCAACCGATCTTGTTGAAGAAGTCAACGGCGTTCGCTTTTTCATTACACATGGTCATTTGTACAACGTCAAAATGACGCTCATGAATTTATATTATAAAGCGAAAGAAGTTGGGGCACGGGTCGTTTGCTTTGGTCACTCGCACATTGCAGGATGTGAACAAATCGATGACGTTCTTTTCATCAACCCAGGAAGCGTTTATTTACCGCGCCTGCGTCGCGAAAAAACATATGCCATACTTCATATAGACGAAACAACTACAACCGTACATTTTTACAATATCGACGGCAAACCGCTCCATGATTTAACAACGACATATACAACAAAATAG
- a CDS encoding succinate dehydrogenase iron-sulfur subunit — MSENKTIRIIVTRQDRPDTAPYEEEFVIPYRPNMNIISALMEIRRNPVNAKGEKTTPVAWEMNCLEEVCGACSMVINGKPRQSCTALIDQLEQPIRLEPMRTFPVIRDLQVDRSRMFDSLKKVKAWIPIDGTYDLGPGPRMPERKRQWAYELSKCMTCGVCLEACPNVNSKSNFIGPAPLSQVRLFNAHPTGAMHKAERLEAIMGDGGLANCGNSQNCVQSCPKGIPLTTSIAALNRAATIQMFRNFFGSDEV, encoded by the coding sequence ATGAGCGAAAATAAAACGATTCGGATTATCGTCACAAGACAAGACCGTCCGGATACGGCCCCTTATGAAGAAGAGTTTGTCATCCCGTATCGTCCGAATATGAACATCATTTCGGCGCTCATGGAAATTCGGCGCAATCCGGTCAATGCGAAAGGGGAAAAAACGACGCCTGTTGCTTGGGAAATGAACTGTTTGGAAGAAGTGTGTGGCGCTTGTTCAATGGTCATTAACGGCAAGCCACGCCAATCGTGTACCGCACTGATCGATCAGCTCGAGCAACCGATTCGTTTAGAGCCGATGCGCACATTCCCTGTCATTCGCGACTTACAAGTGGATCGTAGTCGCATGTTTGATTCGTTGAAAAAAGTGAAAGCATGGATCCCAATCGATGGAACGTACGATTTAGGTCCGGGACCGCGCATGCCAGAGCGTAAACGACAATGGGCATATGAGTTATCAAAATGTATGACGTGCGGGGTATGTTTAGAAGCTTGTCCAAACGTCAATAGTAAGTCAAACTTTATCGGTCCAGCGCCGCTATCGCAAGTACGTTTATTTAATGCACATCCGACAGGAGCGATGCATAAAGCGGAACGCCTTGAAGCGATTATGGGCGATGGTGGATTAGCGAACTGCGGAAACTCTCAAAACTGTGTGCAATCTTGTCCGAAAGGCATTCCGCTTACAACATCGATTGCGGCATTGAACCGCGCAGCAACGATTCAAATGTTCCGCAATTTCTTCGGTAGCGACGAAGTGTAA
- a CDS encoding non-canonical purine NTP pyrophosphatase (hydrolyzes non-standard nucleotides such as xanthine and inosine): MKRIIVATKNKGKVAEFQQLFSKKGIDVLSLLAYDDIPDVEETGTTFSENAILKATTIANMLHETVIADDSGLIVDALNGEPGVYSARYAGEGKNDQANIEKVLKKLQGVPFEQRTARFHCTLAVAKPNGDVTTVDGVCEGYITEEPVGENGFGYDPIFFVPEKQRTMAQLTKEEKNEISHRAKALQHLLHIWDKLFEKENES, from the coding sequence ATGAAACGAATAATCGTTGCCACAAAAAACAAAGGGAAAGTAGCAGAATTTCAGCAATTGTTTTCAAAAAAAGGGATCGACGTTCTCTCCCTCCTTGCCTATGATGACATACCAGATGTTGAAGAAACGGGAACGACGTTTTCAGAAAACGCGATATTAAAAGCAACGACGATTGCGAATATGCTTCATGAAACGGTCATCGCAGATGACTCAGGATTAATCGTTGACGCGTTAAACGGCGAGCCGGGCGTATATTCGGCTCGCTACGCCGGCGAAGGAAAAAATGATCAAGCAAACATTGAAAAAGTGCTTAAAAAACTACAAGGTGTGCCTTTTGAACAACGGACGGCCCGTTTTCATTGTACGCTCGCTGTCGCCAAACCAAACGGAGATGTGACGACTGTAGATGGCGTATGTGAAGGATATATAACAGAAGAACCGGTTGGTGAAAACGGTTTTGGGTATGATCCGATTTTTTTTGTTCCTGAAAAACAACGAACGATGGCCCAATTAACGAAAGAAGAGAAAAATGAAATTAGCCATCGGGCAAAAGCGCTACAACATCTTTTACATATATGGGACAAGCTGTTTGAAAAGGAGAATGAGTCGTGA
- a CDS encoding sporulation protein: protein MRRVWVIATMFIFILSGCGLFGGEKATKEIDPPKDVTYVEDEQALQEKEAAEKETATETVQRELYLIDKNGFVVPQTFALPKTNAAAKQVLEYLVENGPISELLPNGFRAVLPADTQVLSVNLKQDGTLVIDFSKEFANYRPEDEKRILQAITWTVTQFDNVKRVKIRMNGHDQNVMPVNGTPISNELSRDDGINIETNGVVDITNTRPIIVYFLAQDGKQTYYVPVTRRVPNSEQDELAAVVNELIKGPSYGSGLLSDFQADTKLLEAPKYENGKVTLNFNEAIYGSVEKNVVSTHVLNCLVLSLTEQPGVESVAITVNGKAELVDESGKPLSEPVTRPQNVNTGSF, encoded by the coding sequence ATGCGTCGCGTATGGGTTATTGCCACAATGTTTATATTTATTCTTTCAGGATGTGGGCTGTTCGGAGGTGAAAAAGCCACGAAAGAAATTGATCCACCAAAAGACGTAACATATGTAGAAGATGAACAAGCATTGCAAGAAAAAGAAGCAGCAGAAAAGGAAACAGCGACAGAAACGGTGCAACGTGAATTGTATTTAATTGATAAAAACGGCTTCGTCGTCCCGCAAACATTTGCCTTACCAAAAACAAACGCGGCTGCAAAACAAGTGCTTGAATATTTAGTAGAAAACGGTCCGATTTCGGAACTATTGCCGAACGGGTTTCGTGCAGTTCTTCCAGCTGACACACAAGTATTGAGCGTCAATTTAAAACAAGATGGGACGCTTGTCATTGATTTTTCTAAAGAGTTCGCGAACTATCGACCAGAAGACGAAAAACGCATTTTACAAGCGATCACATGGACGGTAACGCAATTTGATAACGTGAAACGTGTGAAAATTCGCATGAACGGACATGATCAAAATGTGATGCCGGTCAACGGAACACCAATTAGCAACGAGTTAAGCAGAGATGATGGAATTAACATTGAAACGAACGGTGTTGTTGACATTACAAACACACGTCCGATTATCGTTTACTTTTTAGCGCAAGATGGGAAACAAACATATTATGTCCCAGTAACACGCCGTGTACCGAATAGCGAACAAGATGAATTAGCTGCAGTTGTAAATGAACTAATTAAAGGACCGAGTTACGGTTCGGGATTGTTAAGCGATTTTCAAGCAGACACGAAATTGTTAGAAGCACCAAAATATGAAAATGGAAAAGTAACGTTAAACTTTAACGAAGCGATTTATGGTAGTGTGGAGAAAAATGTTGTGTCGACACATGTGCTTAATTGTTTAGTTTTATCTTTAACAGAACAGCCAGGGGTAGAGAGCGTCGCGATTACGGTAAACGGAAAAGCAGAATTGGTTGATGAGAGCGGAAAACCGCTATCAGAACCTGTCACAAGACCGCAAAATGTGAACACGGGTAGTTTTTGA
- a CDS encoding glutamate racemase translates to MERPIGVIDSGVGGLTVAKEIMRQLPKEQIVYLGDTARCPYGPRPREEIRQFTWEMTNYLLGYDIKMLVIACNTATAVALEEIRHTLNIPVIGVVHPGARTALKITKNYHIGVIGTIGTVKSGAYEQALKSINSDVKIESLACPKFVPLVESGQFEGEEAKQIVAESLEPFKDRPIDTLILGCTHYPLLSPLIQQYMGEHVKLICSGDETAREVSTILHHSGLLYTGNKRREHIFFTTGSKETFQQIASKWFGHPIEHVETIQLS, encoded by the coding sequence TTGGAAAGACCAATTGGAGTAATTGATTCAGGTGTTGGTGGATTAACGGTCGCAAAGGAAATTATGCGTCAGTTACCAAAAGAACAAATCGTATATTTAGGAGATACAGCACGTTGTCCATACGGACCGAGACCAAGGGAAGAAATTCGACAATTTACATGGGAAATGACGAACTATTTACTTGGATATGACATAAAAATGCTCGTCATTGCATGTAATACTGCCACAGCTGTCGCTTTAGAAGAAATTCGGCATACGCTCAACATTCCTGTGATTGGTGTCGTTCATCCTGGCGCACGCACCGCGTTAAAAATTACAAAAAACTATCATATCGGTGTCATTGGCACGATCGGAACGGTGAAAAGTGGTGCTTATGAGCAAGCGTTAAAATCGATCAACAGCGACGTGAAAATAGAAAGTTTAGCTTGTCCAAAATTTGTCCCTTTAGTGGAAAGCGGACAATTTGAAGGAGAGGAAGCAAAGCAAATTGTTGCCGAGTCTCTTGAACCATTCAAAGACCGACCAATTGATACGCTTATTTTAGGATGTACGCATTATCCGCTTTTAAGCCCGCTCATCCAACAATATATGGGCGAGCACGTGAAGCTCATTTGTTCTGGCGATGAAACAGCGCGCGAAGTGAGTACAATTCTACATCATAGCGGTTTGCTTTATACGGGGAATAAGCGCCGCGAGCATATATTTTTCACGACTGGATCGAAAGAAACGTTTCAACAAATTGCTTCGAAATGGTTCGGTCACCCGATTGAACATGTCGAAACGATTCAATTATCTTAA